A section of the Solitalea canadensis DSM 3403 genome encodes:
- a CDS encoding HupE/UreJ family protein has translation MGLPQQSIPFALFLFNVGVEIGQLIFVFVVLLVIRQLVRVGYDFYSFV, from the coding sequence ATAGGGCTACCGCAACAATCTATTCCGTTTGCTTTATTTCTTTTTAATGTTGGAGTTGAGATAGGCCAGCTGATTTTTGTCTTTGTCGTTTTATTGGTGATCCGTCAGCTAGTTAGAGTTGGCTATGATTTTTACTCATTCGTATGA
- a CDS encoding RNA polymerase sigma factor, translated as MQKQEAEIKLILEGCRKNDRRAQEVLYRMLYKFTMSTAMRYSRDEMDAADILSHAFVRIFKYIHMFDESKGTIFSWVKRIVINEGLDHIKSRNRFMDNVEIETVAEPAIDNAALDRLNADEIMTMIQKLPPATHAVFVLYAVEGYKHKEIAEALGISEGTSKWHLSEARKTLQKNIAYVNTA; from the coding sequence GTGCAAAAACAGGAAGCAGAAATAAAGCTCATTTTGGAAGGCTGCCGGAAAAACGACCGGAGAGCCCAGGAAGTGCTTTACCGAATGCTCTACAAATTTACCATGTCAACGGCGATGCGCTATTCAAGGGATGAGATGGATGCTGCGGATATCCTCAGTCATGCTTTTGTACGGATATTCAAATATATCCACATGTTCGACGAAAGCAAAGGAACGATCTTTTCCTGGGTAAAGCGCATTGTCATTAACGAAGGTCTGGATCATATTAAGTCAAGAAACAGGTTCATGGATAACGTGGAGATCGAAACCGTAGCCGAACCTGCTATTGATAATGCCGCACTGGACCGCCTAAACGCGGATGAAATTATGACTATGATCCAGAAGCTTCCCCCTGCCACCCATGCCGTTTTTGTGTTGTATGCGGTAGAAGGCTATAAGCACAAAGAGATTGCCGAAGCCCTAGGCATAAGCGAAGGAACGAGTAAATGGCACCTGAGCGAAGCCCGAAAAACATTGCAAAAGAACATAGCATACGTAAATACTGCATGA
- a CDS encoding ABC-F family ATP-binding cassette domain-containing protein: MINVNNISVSFGGTTLFSDVTFSINENDKIALMGKNGAGKSTILKIIADVAKPTTGNVSGPKDAVIAYLPQHLLTQDKVTVFEETMKAFEEVNQMKKELDELNEQLTIRTDYDSDDYMKLIERMSEVSEKFYSIEETNYDAEVEKVLKGLGFERKDFTRQTSEFSGGWRMRIELAKILLKKPDLILLDEPTNHMDIESIQWLEDFLINSAKAVMVISHDRAFVDNITNRTIEVTMGRIYDYKAKYSHYLQLRAERRVHQLKAYEEQQRFIADNQEFIDRFRGTYSKTLQVQSRVKMLEKLEIIEIDEVDTSALRLKFPPSPRSGQYPVMVEELTKAYDNHVVFEKASMVIERGEKVAFVGKNGEGKSTMIKAIMGEIDVEGGLKVGHNAKIGYFAQNQAALLDENLTVFETIDQIPLTDGTIKIKDLLGAFMFSGDDTTKKVKVLSGGERTRLAMIKLLLEPVNVLILDEPTNHLDMKTKDIIKDALKDFDGTLILVSHDRDFLDGLVNKVFEFGNKRVREHFEDIKGFLAYKKMDSLKEIEQN, encoded by the coding sequence GTGATTAATGTAAATAACATATCCGTTTCATTTGGTGGAACCACCCTATTTAGTGATGTAACCTTTTCGATAAACGAGAACGATAAGATTGCCCTTATGGGTAAAAATGGTGCAGGCAAGTCGACCATCCTAAAGATTATTGCAGATGTGGCGAAACCCACAACTGGTAATGTAAGCGGTCCCAAAGACGCGGTAATAGCCTATTTGCCACAGCATTTGCTTACTCAGGATAAAGTTACCGTTTTTGAAGAAACGATGAAGGCTTTCGAAGAGGTAAACCAAATGAAAAAAGAACTGGATGAGTTGAATGAGCAGCTTACTATTCGTACCGATTACGATAGTGATGATTATATGAAGCTGATCGAGCGCATGTCGGAAGTGAGCGAGAAATTTTATTCGATCGAAGAGACTAATTATGATGCAGAGGTAGAAAAGGTGCTAAAAGGCTTAGGCTTCGAACGTAAGGACTTTACCCGCCAAACCTCAGAGTTTTCAGGTGGATGGCGCATGCGTATTGAATTAGCAAAAATTCTGTTAAAGAAACCTGATCTTATCTTGCTTGATGAGCCTACTAACCACATGGATATAGAAAGTATACAATGGTTAGAAGATTTTTTGATCAACTCGGCAAAGGCCGTTATGGTGATCTCACACGATCGTGCTTTTGTAGATAACATTACCAATCGTACCATTGAGGTTACCATGGGCAGAATATATGATTACAAAGCCAAATACAGCCATTACCTCCAGTTGCGTGCAGAACGTCGGGTACATCAATTGAAAGCTTATGAGGAACAACAACGTTTTATTGCAGATAACCAGGAATTTATAGACCGATTCAGGGGAACTTATTCTAAAACTTTACAAGTGCAATCGCGCGTAAAGATGCTCGAAAAGCTAGAAATTATTGAGATCGATGAAGTAGACACTTCGGCATTGCGATTGAAATTCCCTCCATCGCCTCGCTCTGGTCAGTATCCGGTAATGGTGGAAGAGTTGACCAAAGCCTATGATAATCATGTCGTGTTTGAAAAAGCATCGATGGTGATTGAACGAGGTGAAAAAGTAGCTTTTGTAGGCAAAAATGGTGAGGGTAAGTCGACAATGATCAAAGCCATTATGGGTGAGATTGATGTTGAAGGCGGATTAAAAGTAGGACACAATGCCAAGATTGGGTATTTCGCCCAAAATCAGGCTGCTTTGCTGGATGAAAACTTAACCGTATTCGAAACCATTGACCAGATTCCGTTAACCGATGGGACGATAAAGATCAAAGACCTTTTGGGTGCCTTTATGTTTAGTGGTGATGATACTACAAAAAAAGTTAAGGTGCTTTCCGGTGGTGAGAGAACGCGTTTAGCCATGATTAAATTGTTGTTGGAACCCGTAAATGTGTTAATTCTGGATGAGCCGACGAACCATTTGGACATGAAGACTAAGGACATTATCAAGGATGCTTTGAAGGATTTTGATGGAACGCTGATTTTGGTATCCCATGACCGGGATTTCCTGGATGGGCTGGTAAACAAAGTATTCGAATTTGGCAATAAACGCGTCCGCGAGCACTTTGAAGACATCAAAGGATTCTTAGCCTACAAGAAAATGGATAGCTTAAAAGAAATCGAACAAAACTAA
- a CDS encoding PKD-like family lipoprotein, with the protein MKYLSRYLLIALVVLSQISCDKDDTLQDTRAISEIGVVFNEIKDPIVNMDKNQVLTIDPVITQTEKDKELTYEWEVNYKVFSTEKKLVYPCSKIGTYTIRLNVSNADGSTFKSFKLNVNSAYEEGLLVLTEDENGEGDLAFMRKFSQAEIADGKVESFVNNCFTLNNPGLKLGKAPTDIAKRLQQVYITSKGEKKVYLINNKTFELEATVAAPDIPEFKPLKINVPDNLGRSAVVLCEQGKIYNLAVLEFLVSPDTKYPTNVIEKTTFGFDLNDTYHYFWDNTTSKIHQVSAYSKSDSKTEFQGRNMVQFFYADAPVYADAAFYVISHSSENPSIYSKTVYSKNLSTIKEKTDLTGGIASALNSNSILEVNTAYKKLLYTNGNKIYSWFYTGTDSPVTAFITVDEGVITGMTQSTDGKLLYVGLYNASASGLKGSIYVYNMDTGALIAKHVGVMDKPVKLFYKKKD; encoded by the coding sequence ATGAAATATTTATCAAGATATTTACTAATAGCCCTCGTTGTTTTATCACAAATCTCCTGCGATAAAGACGATACCTTACAAGACACCAGAGCAATTTCTGAAATTGGAGTAGTGTTTAATGAAATTAAGGATCCGATTGTGAATATGGATAAAAACCAGGTTTTAACAATCGATCCGGTAATTACTCAAACCGAAAAGGATAAGGAGCTCACCTACGAATGGGAGGTTAATTACAAGGTTTTTTCTACAGAAAAGAAACTGGTTTACCCTTGTTCAAAAATAGGAACTTATACAATAAGGTTAAATGTGAGTAATGCAGATGGCAGTACTTTTAAAAGCTTTAAGTTAAATGTGAATTCGGCTTATGAAGAAGGTTTACTGGTTTTAACAGAAGATGAAAATGGAGAGGGGGATCTGGCGTTTATGCGTAAGTTTTCCCAAGCGGAAATAGCTGATGGAAAGGTGGAGAGCTTTGTAAACAATTGTTTTACCTTAAACAATCCCGGATTAAAATTGGGTAAAGCCCCTACCGATATTGCAAAACGATTACAGCAAGTTTATATTACAAGTAAGGGTGAAAAAAAAGTATACCTGATTAATAATAAAACTTTTGAGCTGGAAGCAACAGTTGCGGCACCTGATATACCTGAATTTAAACCTTTAAAAATAAATGTACCGGATAACTTAGGTCGTAGTGCTGTGGTATTATGTGAACAGGGTAAAATATACAATCTCGCTGTTTTGGAATTTCTCGTGTCTCCAGATACTAAGTATCCTACAAATGTAATAGAGAAAACAACCTTTGGATTTGACCTGAATGACACCTACCACTATTTCTGGGATAATACAACCTCTAAAATACACCAGGTGTCTGCTTACAGCAAAAGCGACTCTAAAACTGAGTTTCAAGGAAGAAACATGGTTCAATTCTTTTATGCCGATGCGCCTGTTTATGCTGATGCTGCATTCTATGTAATCAGTCACTCTTCTGAAAATCCTTCAATTTATAGCAAAACAGTATACAGCAAAAACTTATCGACTATTAAGGAAAAGACGGATTTAACTGGCGGTATTGCATCCGCATTAAACAGCAATTCTATTTTGGAGGTAAATACAGCCTATAAAAAGCTATTATACACTAATGGTAATAAAATATATAGCTGGTTTTATACAGGAACTGATTCACCTGTTACAGCTTTTATTACAGTTGATGAAGGAGTAATTACCGGAATGACCCAAAGTACAGATGGCAAGTTACTGTATGTTGGGCTTTACAATGCATCGGCATCAGGGTTAAAAGGCAGCATATATGTTTATAATATGGATACGGGAGCACTTATTGCCAAACATGTTGGGGTAATGGATAAACCGGTTAAGTTGTTTTACAAGAAAAAGGATTAG
- a CDS encoding trypsin-like peptidase domain-containing protein, with protein MFFKKIFSFCCCLLIYLQGFGQEIRNAEQIEKLTSRVVESTLSSCVQIAAYDTVRKRASTAVFSGVVVSAEGHILTVAHTTKPNQIYQIHFPNGKKHLAIGLGRISIRNDSTDLDLAMIKLNGFESWSFTKMGQSAGLKANQPCVGISYPGTFEKNMPNIRFGRLTNPKSKAGYIESTCKMEPGDSGGPLFNLNGEVIAIHSWIANGIDENFEIPVDLYKKYWSALNSAIDYKEVPKADNATVSHLSSTVNTLLIPITDELASFPYHLKGSSVLVTSNMEGHPQMIQGTVISYKSDQKRSIFIISKNSMVAENPVVQQNGKMFPVDVIWKDRDNDLVLLRPSIRLKNGIELQKQSSSVELTQKDLGKILVSSTSHDNKRVGVLSSTYIEMPLRFSRGYFGANATFINKKIVITQLASGSPAASVLKLDDQVTDINGVSIDQPIDYGSELMKYCAGDSITVDIVRSGIPARFKIFLPPYPRQIKEAKQFGEVRSFRSDAFKKVLVWDADEKVEECGAPVFDTKGEFYGINIARHSRTSSIIMPVNFIIKLLENGIQNIEKQN; from the coding sequence ATGTTCTTCAAAAAAATATTCTCCTTTTGTTGTTGTCTGCTAATATATCTTCAGGGGTTTGGACAGGAAATTCGAAATGCTGAGCAAATTGAAAAACTGACCTCCCGTGTTGTAGAATCAACTCTTTCATCATGTGTACAAATTGCAGCTTATGATACAGTTAGAAAGAGAGCTTCAACCGCAGTGTTTAGCGGAGTGGTGGTTTCTGCTGAAGGGCATATTCTTACGGTTGCCCATACCACCAAGCCTAATCAGATTTATCAGATTCATTTCCCCAACGGAAAGAAGCATCTTGCTATAGGATTGGGCCGTATTTCCATAAGGAATGACAGTACTGACCTTGATTTGGCTATGATAAAACTAAATGGATTCGAATCCTGGAGCTTTACAAAAATGGGACAAAGTGCTGGCTTGAAGGCTAATCAACCTTGTGTAGGCATTTCATATCCTGGAACCTTTGAGAAAAACATGCCTAATATCCGCTTTGGAAGATTGACAAATCCTAAGAGTAAGGCTGGATACATAGAATCTACTTGTAAGATGGAGCCAGGAGATTCGGGTGGACCTCTTTTTAACCTAAATGGGGAAGTGATCGCAATTCATAGTTGGATTGCTAACGGAATAGATGAAAACTTTGAGATACCGGTAGATCTTTATAAGAAATATTGGTCTGCTTTAAATTCTGCCATTGACTATAAAGAGGTTCCTAAAGCGGATAATGCCACCGTTAGTCATTTGAGTAGTACGGTGAATACCCTATTGATTCCGATAACTGATGAACTAGCAAGCTTTCCTTATCACTTGAAAGGTAGTTCCGTTTTGGTTACTAGTAACATGGAAGGACATCCTCAAATGATACAAGGAACTGTTATCAGTTATAAATCAGACCAGAAACGCAGTATTTTTATAATCAGCAAGAACTCAATGGTAGCTGAAAATCCCGTTGTTCAGCAAAATGGAAAAATGTTCCCTGTCGATGTGATATGGAAGGATAGGGACAATGATTTGGTTTTGCTAAGACCATCAATTCGTTTAAAAAATGGCATTGAGCTTCAGAAACAATCATCATCAGTTGAATTAACACAAAAAGATCTTGGCAAAATTCTGGTTTCCTCCACTAGTCACGATAATAAGCGGGTAGGAGTATTAAGTTCCACATATATTGAAATGCCATTGCGTTTTAGCAGAGGCTATTTTGGAGCTAATGCAACTTTTATCAACAAAAAAATCGTAATTACTCAGCTAGCAAGCGGAAGTCCGGCAGCATCTGTGCTAAAACTTGATGACCAAGTGACTGATATCAACGGGGTGTCAATCGACCAGCCTATAGATTATGGATCTGAATTAATGAAATACTGTGCAGGAGACTCTATTACAGTTGATATAGTAAGGAGTGGGATACCTGCCCGATTTAAAATTTTCCTTCCGCCTTATCCGAGGCAAATTAAAGAAGCAAAACAGTTTGGAGAAGTACGTAGTTTCCGATCAGATGCCTTTAAAAAGGTTCTGGTATGGGATGCTGATGAGAAGGTTGAGGAATGTGGAGCTCCCGTGTTTGACACCAAAGGGGAATTTTATGGCATTAACATAGCCCGCCATAGCAGAACTTCAAGCATTATAATGCCCGTTAATTTTATCATCAAATTGCTTGAAAATGGTATACAAAACATAGAAAAACAAAACTGA
- a CDS encoding AraC family transcriptional regulator, whose product MSTDFWVSMPIIRNIVLGTNCSNAQIESICQAGGISPQELEDAGYRLSLEQNCAIMEAALTISGKRNLGLEIGRKTTSVVLGITGHLMQTSKDVLMALESLQQFTAAFTRLYNFYIEVKDQDLYYYCEPLQVWNDISPETARHSVDMAYAGTLHVLYLLTGKLFSLKKVMYRYSRVSDTSLHEQLFKCRPTFNESCNCIVFSMVDMKTTVIGYNKELNEVFKALLEKEMDKERCVGDFSGVVRQSILKHFNYTFPQLEEIAAHLRLTPRTLQRKLKIENTSFRILSDTIKHELACSLLRSEKLTIAQISYKLGYAEPSTFQRAFREWTGTSPNAYRKALN is encoded by the coding sequence ATGTCAACAGACTTTTGGGTAAGTATGCCCATTATCAGAAATATTGTTTTAGGAACCAACTGTAGCAATGCGCAGATCGAAAGCATTTGCCAGGCCGGTGGAATTTCTCCCCAAGAACTGGAGGATGCCGGCTACAGGCTATCCCTGGAACAAAACTGTGCTATTATGGAGGCGGCATTGACCATTTCAGGAAAAAGGAACCTGGGACTAGAAATCGGAAGAAAAACAACTTCAGTAGTACTGGGCATTACGGGTCATTTAATGCAGACAAGTAAAGATGTTTTAATGGCTCTTGAAAGCCTGCAGCAGTTCACCGCTGCTTTTACCCGCTTGTACAACTTCTATATTGAAGTGAAGGACCAAGATCTGTATTATTATTGTGAGCCTTTGCAAGTATGGAACGATATATCGCCCGAAACCGCAAGACATAGTGTAGATATGGCCTATGCCGGAACATTGCATGTGTTATATCTCTTAACAGGTAAGCTGTTTTCATTGAAAAAGGTGATGTACCGATATTCCAGGGTCAGTGATACAAGTTTACATGAGCAGCTCTTCAAGTGCCGGCCCACCTTCAATGAATCATGCAATTGCATTGTATTTTCCATGGTGGATATGAAAACAACTGTTATTGGTTATAACAAAGAGCTGAATGAGGTTTTCAAAGCATTGTTGGAAAAAGAGATGGATAAGGAAAGGTGTGTGGGCGACTTTAGTGGCGTGGTGAGACAAAGCATTCTTAAGCATTTTAATTATACGTTTCCACAGTTGGAAGAGATAGCAGCACATCTGCGCTTAACACCCCGAACATTGCAGCGTAAACTAAAAATAGAAAACACCAGCTTCAGGATATTGAGCGATACCATTAAGCATGAGCTGGCGTGTAGCTTGTTGCGCAGCGAAAAACTTACGATTGCTCAAATTTCCTATAAGCTGGGTTATGCAGAACCAAGCACCTTTCAAAGGGCTTTTCGCGAATGGACGGGCACATCGCCTAACGCTTATCGAAAAGCATTAAATTAA
- a CDS encoding JAB domain-containing protein encodes MLELSDSDYSVTEQMMAIGKFLKIPVIDHLIISETDYMSFKDKGYLDKIDVDNRYDLSFTQVKLLLSQLKESEDKKKEMAEESEIKLKNIAQNLINQGLTIDAIIQATGLSKEQIEKLQR; translated from the coding sequence ATCCTTGAGCTATCGGATTCGGATTATAGTGTCACAGAGCAAATGATGGCGATAGGTAAGTTCTTAAAAATTCCGGTGATCGATCACCTTATTATTTCCGAAACCGACTATATGAGCTTTAAAGACAAAGGCTATTTAGATAAAATTGATGTGGATAACCGTTATGATCTTTCTTTTACCCAGGTTAAATTGTTACTAAGCCAGTTGAAGGAATCGGAAGATAAGAAAAAGGAAATGGCTGAAGAATCGGAGATAAAATTGAAAAATATTGCTCAAAACTTAATCAATCAAGGTTTAACGATTGACGCAATCATACAAGCCACAGGGCTATCAAAAGAACAGATAGAGAAGTTACAGAGATAA
- a CDS encoding TlpA family protein disulfide reductase, which yields MKLLLKIVFGVLIAGIILAPAAFAQRKVSPTAVTISGKINLDDNYVAIISDLRGKNKEAIEIPISKSGVFSWKSTINSTGFVRVSFIPKSKNRQLAAFFPLYVAQGTKLQLNLSYSDSTYLSLLPGNLSGENTALIQYSNFTSLKLRDMFKNKPSSVNDIKSSILPYLETADNYIGKFGVKNEIVKQYLNAWALNNYLSGLYSLPHGLKVKDLPADYYTIPKSPEVVYNNDVAMLLNETYMNVNQYINTVKKDAQSKDAFEQLKLKFKTLNDLFTNKQLMARIVTGNIEELVRKYTVRANGNFEDDLIKYKELVAYVNDEGKRAELIKDFENLKYTMKGAKLPDVAFKTATGNTVKLQSFEGKYIYIDLWASWCKPCVAEIPALHQLETDYKDKNIVFVSISLDADKDDWKSKMAELKLEGNQLELGDSAYDKLMNVAGIPHFLLYDPTGKLIMYKAPRPGTKEIRTMFDQLLQL from the coding sequence ATGAAACTTTTATTAAAAATAGTTTTTGGAGTACTTATAGCAGGGATCATATTGGCCCCTGCTGCTTTCGCACAGCGTAAAGTATCTCCAACAGCCGTAACTATCTCTGGTAAAATTAACCTCGATGATAATTACGTAGCAATAATCAGCGATTTAAGAGGCAAAAATAAAGAAGCTATTGAGATTCCAATTAGTAAATCAGGTGTTTTTAGCTGGAAATCAACTATTAATTCCACCGGATTTGTCAGGGTCTCTTTTATCCCCAAATCAAAAAATCGGCAGTTGGCGGCGTTTTTTCCACTCTATGTAGCACAAGGAACTAAGTTGCAATTAAACCTGTCATATTCGGATTCTACTTATCTGTCATTACTACCTGGTAATCTGAGTGGTGAAAACACAGCATTAATCCAATACAGTAATTTCACTTCTCTGAAATTACGGGATATGTTTAAAAACAAACCATCATCTGTAAATGATATTAAAAGCAGCATTCTTCCTTATCTGGAGACTGCAGATAATTATATCGGGAAATTTGGGGTTAAAAACGAAATCGTTAAACAGTACTTGAATGCATGGGCATTGAATAATTATTTGAGCGGTCTGTACAGTTTACCTCATGGACTAAAGGTAAAAGACTTACCCGCAGATTACTATACTATTCCAAAATCTCCAGAAGTTGTTTACAACAATGATGTGGCAATGCTTTTAAACGAAACGTACATGAATGTTAACCAGTACATAAATACGGTGAAAAAGGATGCCCAAAGCAAAGATGCATTCGAGCAATTAAAGTTGAAGTTTAAAACTTTGAATGATTTGTTTACCAACAAGCAGCTTATGGCAAGGATTGTTACAGGTAATATAGAGGAGTTGGTACGAAAGTATACGGTTAGGGCAAATGGAAATTTCGAAGACGATCTGATTAAATACAAAGAGTTGGTTGCTTATGTTAACGATGAGGGTAAGCGTGCTGAATTGATCAAAGACTTTGAAAATTTAAAGTATACCATGAAAGGTGCAAAGTTACCTGATGTAGCATTTAAAACGGCAACGGGAAATACGGTAAAATTGCAAAGCTTTGAGGGAAAATACATTTATATCGATTTATGGGCCTCGTGGTGTAAACCTTGTGTAGCTGAGATTCCTGCCTTGCACCAGTTGGAAACGGATTATAAGGATAAAAATATTGTGTTTGTTAGTATTTCTTTAGATGCTGATAAGGATGATTGGAAAAGCAAGATGGCTGAACTAAAGTTGGAAGGCAATCAATTGGAACTTGGCGATTCGGCATATGATAAACTAATGAATGTAGCCGGAATTCCTCATTTTCTTCTTTATGATCCTACAGGTAAACTAATCATGTATAAGGCACCACGTCCTGGTACAAAAGAGATCAGGACAATGTTTGATCAGCTGTTGCAATTGTAA
- a CDS encoding nucleotidyl transferase AbiEii/AbiGii toxin family protein codes for MQEVALAGLNRAGFFEKAAFYGGTALRIFYGLNRFSEDLDFSLLKAEADFSLDKYLDAIVTEFDALGMQVSIREKEKSVVTNIESAFLKSETLWKELILEGITPQNKVNERVAIKIKLEVDTNPPSGFETEERLLLKPFSFYVKCFTAADLFAGKMHALLFRKWKNRVKGRDWYDLEWYIRKGIPLNLDHFLKRAMDSGDWSKDTISEQEIMNLLQEKIKSVSVEQIKDDIVRFIPDPSVVAIWSTQYFMDLTRLIRFK; via the coding sequence ATGCAGGAAGTTGCGCTTGCTGGATTAAATAGGGCGGGCTTTTTCGAAAAAGCAGCATTTTACGGAGGCACTGCTCTGCGTATATTTTATGGTTTGAACAGGTTTTCTGAAGATCTGGATTTTTCATTATTAAAAGCTGAAGCTGATTTTTCATTGGATAAATACCTGGATGCAATAGTTACTGAGTTTGATGCATTAGGTATGCAGGTGTCAATTCGTGAAAAGGAGAAATCGGTGGTTACTAATATAGAGTCTGCTTTCTTAAAGTCGGAAACCCTGTGGAAAGAACTAATATTAGAGGGTATTACCCCTCAAAATAAAGTGAATGAAAGGGTTGCTATTAAAATTAAACTGGAAGTAGATACCAATCCGCCATCTGGCTTTGAGACTGAAGAAAGATTACTCTTAAAACCGTTTTCTTTTTATGTTAAGTGTTTTACTGCAGCTGATTTATTTGCCGGAAAAATGCATGCCTTACTGTTTCGTAAATGGAAGAATAGGGTAAAGGGAAGAGATTGGTATGATTTGGAATGGTATATAAGAAAAGGAATTCCGTTAAACCTTGATCACTTCTTGAAGAGAGCTATGGATAGTGGAGATTGGTCAAAGGATACAATAAGCGAGCAGGAGATCATGAATTTGCTTCAAGAAAAAATTAAAAGCGTTTCAGTAGAGCAGATAAAAGACGATATCGTTAGGTTTATACCCGATCCTTCAGTAGTAGCTATTTGGTCTACTCAGTATTTTATGGATTTAACTCGATTGATAAGATTCAAATAA
- a CDS encoding DUF4843 domain-containing protein yields MKKTLLLKITLAALAGGILFNSCEKEEQELFDKDFVGIYFHMDSIYYSFGVTPLDIQSYDLKVPVSIMGKPQHVDRIFSAEVIADKTTAAAGEHYSLTNEFVVKKDSIYGYITMRINRVRLGTNDYKVCFKLLEKNGFVPVNEPYKTAVVHFNNRVEKPNWKDWNNKPTWPTNQLGNWNPLTYIKFIELFRAMEQKAPETYAVMVKLYGKDLEHVTYGWPWDYNQTMIKYTLIPLYQYFVEQHPELGVVIPRPSGY; encoded by the coding sequence ATGAAAAAGACTTTATTGCTTAAAATAACTTTGGCTGCATTAGCAGGAGGAATCTTGTTTAACTCTTGTGAAAAGGAAGAACAAGAGCTGTTTGATAAGGACTTCGTCGGAATTTACTTCCACATGGATAGTATTTATTATTCATTTGGTGTAACCCCACTTGATATACAATCTTACGATTTGAAAGTACCTGTTAGCATCATGGGCAAGCCTCAGCATGTCGATCGTATCTTTTCTGCAGAGGTAATTGCTGATAAAACTACGGCAGCAGCAGGTGAACATTACAGCCTGACCAATGAGTTTGTAGTTAAAAAGGATTCAATCTACGGCTACATCACTATGCGAATCAATAGAGTCAGGTTAGGGACGAATGATTATAAAGTTTGTTTTAAACTTCTTGAAAAGAACGGTTTTGTACCGGTTAATGAGCCTTATAAAACGGCAGTGGTGCATTTTAATAACAGGGTAGAAAAACCCAACTGGAAAGATTGGAATAACAAACCTACCTGGCCTACTAATCAACTTGGTAACTGGAACCCGCTTACCTACATTAAGTTTATTGAGCTGTTCAGAGCCATGGAGCAAAAAGCACCTGAAACATATGCAGTAATGGTTAAACTATATGGTAAAGATCTGGAACATGTTACGTATGGCTGGCCTTGGGATTATAACCAAACCATGATCAAATATACGTTGATTCCACTTTATCAGTATTTCGTAGAGCAGCACCCTGAGTTGGGCGTTGTTATTCCAAGGCCTTCTGGTTATTAA
- a CDS encoding c-type cytochrome — protein MKLLKKLLKWSKITVITLLLVLAFAYLVIHILSQQRIQKKYSYTDVAINIPSDSLSIAKGKHLYKIRSCQDCHGEKGEGRLFMDNKMLMQLTAPNLTKGNGGIVDFKTADWLRVLRHGVDKNGRSLYMMPSHEVTNLTNEDLANLIAYCNQLEPVATSQEKLHSIGPIGRLLMVMNQVTVLPAEKIDHSATHTEKLEEKTGVAYGQYLSSGCQGCHRPDMKGGGPLAPGYPPVPDITGDGNVGNWNEQAFIATIRNGKTPEGKELNNNYMPWKSIGHFTDEELKSIFMYLQQLSDKH, from the coding sequence ATGAAACTGCTTAAGAAATTATTGAAGTGGTCAAAAATCACTGTTATCACTCTATTGCTAGTGCTTGCATTCGCCTATCTTGTCATCCATATACTGAGTCAACAACGGATTCAAAAGAAATATTCCTATACAGATGTAGCGATCAACATTCCCTCCGATTCTTTATCGATAGCAAAAGGAAAACATCTATATAAAATTAGAAGCTGCCAGGATTGTCATGGCGAAAAAGGAGAAGGCAGGCTGTTTATGGACAATAAAATGCTAATGCAACTTACGGCACCCAACTTAACCAAAGGCAATGGTGGAATTGTAGATTTTAAAACGGCCGACTGGCTGCGTGTGCTTAGGCATGGTGTAGACAAAAACGGCAGGTCATTATATATGATGCCATCTCATGAGGTCACCAACCTTACCAATGAGGATCTGGCTAACCTGATTGCTTATTGCAACCAACTGGAGCCTGTTGCCACTTCGCAGGAAAAACTTCATTCGATAGGTCCAATAGGACGGCTGTTAATGGTCATGAACCAGGTTACCGTACTACCTGCAGAAAAGATTGATCATAGTGCCACCCATACAGAAAAGCTGGAAGAAAAAACAGGTGTAGCTTATGGACAATATTTGTCTTCGGGCTGCCAGGGTTGTCATCGGCCCGACATGAAAGGAGGCGGCCCTTTGGCTCCGGGTTATCCACCTGTACCCGATATTACCGGTGATGGAAATGTAGGAAACTGGAACGAGCAGGCATTCATCGCTACCATTAGAAATGGGAAAACACCTGAGGGAAAAGAATTGAATAATAATTATATGCCCTGGAAATCAATTGGTCATTTTACCGACGAAGAGCTTAAATCTATTTTCATGTACTTGCAACAACTTTCGGATAAGCATTAA